A single region of the Streptomyces sp. AM 4-1-1 genome encodes:
- a CDS encoding chorismate mutase family protein, translating to MLENPAPELTIEILRAQLDAIDERFLQELRARIEKCVQIGHFKREHDVPMMQPHRIGIVQERAAVFGEQHGINKDFLRRLYDLIIEETCRVEDLVIGKAV from the coding sequence ATGCTGGAAAACCCGGCGCCAGAACTCACCATTGAAATTCTTCGGGCACAACTCGACGCGATCGATGAGCGTTTCCTTCAGGAGTTGCGTGCTCGAATCGAGAAGTGCGTGCAAATCGGTCACTTCAAGCGGGAGCATGATGTGCCCATGATGCAGCCGCACCGCATCGGTATCGTCCAGGAACGCGCGGCCGTGTTCGGTGAACAGCACGGAATCAACAAGGATTTTCTCCGCCGACTGTACGACCTGATCATCGAGGAGACCTGCCGGGTCGAGGATCTCGTCATCGGGAAAGCCGTATGA
- a CDS encoding isochorismatase family cysteine hydrolase codes for MSIDQIFDDPYTAPRFASAALITIDVQRDFLSEAPYGVAGTTEALPRIREVVSAFRTAQRPVVHIVRLYDVGGGNAEPSRRRLLESGVDLAAPGTPGSQLAEGMAPAGAAELDVDLLKSGRPQELGPHEFVLFKPRWGAFYRTGLDELLRARGVDTLVFAGCNLPNCPRASVIEACERDYRVVLVPDAVSRATEVGLAEISGLGVHLVPAAELIGHLPGRAPTP; via the coding sequence TTGAGCATCGACCAGATATTCGACGACCCTTACACCGCGCCGCGGTTCGCCTCCGCCGCGCTCATCACCATCGACGTGCAGCGGGACTTTCTGTCGGAAGCGCCGTACGGCGTCGCCGGGACGACCGAGGCGCTTCCCCGCATCCGTGAGGTTGTCTCCGCGTTCCGTACCGCTCAGCGCCCGGTGGTGCACATCGTCCGGCTGTACGACGTCGGTGGCGGCAACGCCGAACCGTCCCGCCGCCGCCTGTTGGAGAGCGGGGTGGACCTTGCCGCTCCCGGCACTCCCGGCAGCCAGCTCGCCGAGGGAATGGCTCCGGCCGGTGCGGCCGAACTCGATGTCGACCTGCTCAAGTCGGGCAGGCCGCAGGAGCTAGGTCCGCACGAGTTCGTCCTGTTCAAGCCGAGGTGGGGGGCCTTCTACCGCACCGGGCTCGACGAGTTGCTCCGTGCGCGTGGGGTGGACACGCTGGTCTTCGCCGGGTGCAACCTGCCCAACTGCCCTCGGGCCAGCGTCATCGAGGCGTGCGAGCGCGATTACCGCGTCGTGCTCGTCCCCGATGCCGTGTCCCGCGCAACCGAGGTGGGGCTGGCGGAGATCTCCGGCCTCGGCGTGCACCTGGTGCCCGCCGCCGAGTTGATCGGCCACCTGCCCGGCCGGGCGCCGACACCGTAG
- a CDS encoding class I SAM-dependent methyltransferase, which produces MSAAARAAHLLVDGTPPIFADTLAQTFLGERAEELLGYHRSHGGHPALSGARTAAVTRSRYTEDRLAELVGRGVDQYVILGAGLDSFAYRSELADRVRVFEVDKPATQHWKQTLLAETATKVPPSAFFVPVDFEKESARSLADHLVRSGFDPGRPALVSWLGVTMYLTSEAIGQTLAVVSGFAPGTEIVVEHLLPAGVRDEAGQSYAELVMAAAAEQGEPWRTFLGIEQMDALLLEHRLQPIEYVRQRETIGPAEWERTDALRPFELSVLARASVPARRAAPTR; this is translated from the coding sequence ATGTCGGCCGCAGCACGCGCGGCGCACCTTCTCGTCGACGGAACCCCTCCGATCTTCGCCGACACCCTCGCACAGACCTTCCTGGGGGAGCGCGCCGAAGAACTCCTCGGCTACCACCGGTCCCACGGCGGCCACCCAGCCCTGTCCGGCGCTCGGACGGCGGCCGTCACCCGCAGCCGCTACACCGAGGACCGGCTGGCTGAGCTTGTCGGCCGGGGCGTCGACCAGTACGTGATCCTCGGCGCGGGGCTGGACTCCTTCGCCTACCGGTCGGAACTCGCCGACCGCGTCCGGGTGTTCGAGGTGGACAAGCCCGCGACCCAGCACTGGAAACAGACGCTGCTGGCCGAGACGGCGACGAAGGTGCCGCCATCCGCCTTCTTCGTCCCCGTCGACTTCGAGAAGGAGTCCGCCCGGTCACTCGCCGATCACCTCGTGCGGTCCGGCTTCGACCCGGGCCGCCCCGCGCTGGTCAGCTGGCTCGGGGTCACGATGTACCTCACCTCGGAGGCGATCGGGCAGACCCTGGCCGTCGTCAGCGGCTTCGCACCCGGCACGGAGATCGTCGTGGAGCACCTTCTGCCGGCCGGAGTCCGCGACGAGGCCGGTCAGTCGTACGCGGAGCTGGTCATGGCTGCGGCGGCCGAGCAGGGCGAGCCTTGGCGCACGTTCCTCGGCATCGAGCAGATGGACGCGCTTCTGCTTGAGCACCGGCTCCAGCCGATCGAGTACGTCCGGCAACGCGAGACGATCGGCCCCGCGGAGTGGGAACGTACCGACGCGCTCCGCCCGTTCGAGTTGTCCGTCCTCGCCCGTGCGAGCGTCCCGGCCCGCCGGGCGGCCCCGACCCGGTAG
- a CDS encoding DUF4232 domain-containing protein, producing MRPATPLALSAVLASALLLTGCGTRDADSAGPGSSGASAASGSPTCTPSPPVGDPDRLKRDGVTVLGRGCGPSATATEFEVTNSGSQALTYTINFALMNDAGEAMDSTIRTVASVGPGRTVRDIVDTARTGADGNGWPRVQITKVRAVPANEASGSAGACPPSGIRVTTDEGDAAMGLRVVGLHLTNCGTGDYRLDGYPQLQLLDANHEPVTGVRILRGTSEISTGLGSDAPPGPVTLKPGESAFARLAWRNTTGFGEAVNAPYARVTARPGATAVTVTPEFDLGTTGKLGTGPWQKEQPKAR from the coding sequence ATGCGTCCCGCCACTCCTCTCGCCCTGTCCGCCGTCCTCGCGAGCGCGTTGCTCCTCACCGGGTGCGGAACACGGGACGCCGACTCCGCCGGCCCCGGCTCGTCCGGTGCGTCCGCCGCCTCCGGTTCCCCGACGTGCACGCCGTCCCCACCCGTCGGCGATCCCGACCGGCTGAAGCGGGACGGCGTGACCGTCCTCGGCCGGGGCTGCGGTCCGTCGGCGACGGCCACCGAGTTCGAGGTCACCAACTCCGGGTCGCAGGCGCTCACGTACACCATCAACTTCGCCCTCATGAACGACGCCGGTGAGGCCATGGACAGCACCATCCGGACAGTGGCGTCCGTGGGTCCCGGCCGCACTGTCAGGGACATCGTCGACACGGCGAGGACGGGGGCCGACGGCAACGGCTGGCCGCGCGTGCAGATCACCAAGGTGCGTGCCGTTCCCGCGAACGAGGCGTCCGGTTCGGCCGGGGCGTGTCCGCCCTCCGGTATCCGGGTCACGACCGACGAGGGCGACGCCGCCATGGGGCTGCGGGTCGTGGGGCTCCATCTGACCAACTGCGGAACCGGTGACTACCGCCTCGACGGCTATCCCCAGCTCCAGCTTCTCGACGCGAACCATGAGCCGGTGACCGGCGTACGAATCCTCCGGGGCACCTCCGAGATCTCCACCGGTCTCGGCTCGGACGCCCCGCCCGGACCCGTGACACTGAAGCCGGGCGAGTCCGCGTTCGCCCGGCTGGCCTGGCGCAACACCACCGGGTTCGGCGAGGCCGTGAACGCCCCGTACGCCAGGGTGACGGCGAGGCCCGGGGCCACGGCGGTGACCGTGACACCGGAGTTCGACCTGGGCACCACGGGGAAGCTCGGCACGGGCCCGTGGCAGAAGGAGCAGCCGAAGGCGCGGTGA
- a CDS encoding TetR/AcrR family transcriptional regulator — MAETIDRAGTGGRRERKKAATRQAIADTALRLFLERGYEQVGVREIAEGADVSVSTLFNYFPRGKEALVFDEDARNEAALVDAVTDRPPGRSIPQALRAHLTGCVDSAHSRDPRFADFQRLVQETPALREYSRAMWLRHEHALARALADQTGRPHDDLLCAAYARFTLEALAFAGSRPDPTAAIDQACLLLDQGWTTTAAQDAPGPGGPATGPSPVA; from the coding sequence ATGGCAGAGACGATCGACCGCGCGGGAACGGGTGGGCGGCGCGAACGCAAGAAGGCCGCCACCCGCCAGGCGATCGCCGATACGGCGCTGCGGCTGTTCCTGGAACGCGGCTACGAGCAGGTGGGCGTGCGCGAGATCGCCGAGGGCGCCGACGTGTCGGTGTCGACCCTGTTCAACTACTTCCCCCGGGGCAAAGAGGCCCTGGTCTTCGACGAGGACGCCCGCAACGAGGCCGCCCTGGTCGACGCCGTCACCGACCGGCCGCCGGGCCGGAGCATCCCCCAGGCGCTGCGCGCCCATCTCACCGGCTGTGTCGACTCGGCCCACTCCCGAGACCCCCGCTTCGCCGACTTCCAGCGGCTCGTCCAGGAGACCCCGGCCCTGCGCGAGTACTCCCGCGCGATGTGGCTGCGCCACGAACACGCTCTGGCCCGCGCTCTCGCCGACCAGACCGGCCGGCCGCACGACGACCTGCTCTGCGCCGCCTACGCCCGGTTCACCCTCGAAGCCCTCGCGTTCGCCGGCTCCCGCCCCGACCCCACCGCCGCGATCGACCAGGCATGCCTCCTGCTCGACCAGGGCTGGACGACCACGGCCGCCCAGGACGCCCCCGGACCTGGCGGTCCCGCCACCGGTCCCTCGCCGGTCGCATAG
- a CDS encoding amino acid adenylation domain-containing protein: protein MGNPGAVNKCLTDLLIEQVRRHPDDIAVRHGSSTLTYGELLAESLDLARHLHQLGVERDSPVGVLVGPSLDLMIGTWGTLFSGGAYLPLSPDYPDARLQYMLEDSRVSVAFCEESLRDRLEQIAPRGITITTLEDAAEYRKSGRAETHDTPLDNPEPQGLAYVVYTSGSTGKPKGVMIEHRSIVHQMNWLLRKSYLGPARVVLQKTPMSFDAAQWEILAPACGSEVVVGVPGIHRDPHLIIQTVVRDGITTLQCVPTLLQALVDTDELHRCTSLTHVFSGGEALSGKLARQCAEILPDCALVNLYGPTECTINASALTVGPAVLGDGARSLPIGTPVDGLRHHVLDAHRRPLGPGETGELYISGVQLARGYLHRPDLTAERFVTSPVADPAPHDRLYRTGDLAHWNPDGTLQFAGRADNQVKLRGHRVELDEIRLAIEAHDWVRNAAVLVRDDPRTGFQNLIACIELSRREAALMDQGNHGGHHLSKSSRLQVKAQLAGGGVRDSDDLAGRTAVALPGATPTPQQRRRAFARKTYRFYDGGPVSAQDVTAALERRVTGAAPRSPEDITLAELGALLRNFGRFTSQDRLLPKYAYASPGSLYAAQLYLELAGIGGLRPGCYYYHPLRHELYLIRAASEPRPAPGVRLHFMGRRGAIEPVYRNNIREVLEIEAGHMVGLFDELLPAHGLAVVEAPHDPGAPARLECPPEDFHLGSFDLTGSDPEHRPHGGRDAADIHVQFHPGGGHGMRSGQYEYRDGRLEWYCDELVLKRHVIAINQAAYERSGFGITVVSRADQDRGGYLDLGRRLQHLMLNTSGLGFMSAGYSSRTGQDLPAARRMEGILRENGRATGPSYFFVGGRVSDEQLAHEGMNEDAVHMKGPAELIKEDLVASLPEFMLPNRFLVMDNLPHTPNGKIDTKALEAHADRTAALDDRPVVAPRNRTESRLRDLWRAAMKRDVVSVRDDFFECGGNSLIAVSLVNRINREFSRTLPFQVIFEAPTVEQLAVRVDAPDAAPSSRLIPLAAGGTARPVFCWPGLGGYPMNLRPLAARTAADRPFHGVQAHGLNSGETPYADIGEMAAADIEALRRVQPDGPYTLWGYSFGARVAFETARQLERSGARVDQLFLLAPGSPRIPGDRAPGRSAADFADPAFVTLLFSVFAGTISGPLLDSCLRTTRDEESFTEFVIRRFPQLGAGLIRRVIAVVRLTHRFTYDVTDPAHRPLRAPVTVFKARGDTPSFIEGTPAHTADAPAVVHLDADHYGALRDPGVDELAKAIRRARATAAQSPGHR, encoded by the coding sequence ATGGGAAATCCTGGTGCCGTCAATAAATGTCTGACAGATCTGCTGATCGAACAGGTGCGCAGGCACCCCGACGACATCGCCGTCCGGCACGGCAGCTCCACCCTCACCTACGGCGAACTGCTCGCCGAAAGCCTCGACCTCGCCCGTCACCTGCACCAGCTCGGGGTCGAGAGGGACAGCCCGGTGGGCGTCCTGGTCGGCCCCTCGCTGGATCTCATGATCGGCACCTGGGGCACGCTCTTCTCCGGCGGAGCCTATCTTCCGCTGTCACCGGATTATCCGGACGCACGGCTGCAATACATGCTGGAGGATTCCCGCGTATCGGTCGCTTTCTGCGAGGAATCACTCCGCGACCGACTGGAGCAGATCGCTCCGCGCGGGATCACGATCACCACCCTGGAGGACGCGGCGGAATACCGGAAATCCGGTCGGGCCGAAACGCATGACACTCCGCTCGACAATCCGGAACCGCAGGGCCTCGCATACGTCGTCTACACCTCGGGAAGCACCGGGAAGCCCAAGGGTGTGATGATCGAGCACCGCAGCATCGTGCACCAGATGAACTGGCTCCTGCGCAAGTCCTACCTGGGCCCCGCACGCGTCGTGCTCCAGAAGACCCCGATGAGTTTCGACGCCGCGCAGTGGGAGATCCTGGCCCCGGCCTGCGGCAGCGAGGTCGTCGTCGGAGTCCCGGGAATTCATCGCGATCCGCATCTGATCATCCAGACCGTGGTACGTGACGGAATCACCACACTCCAATGCGTTCCCACCCTGCTGCAAGCACTCGTCGACACCGACGAACTGCACCGCTGCACCTCGCTCACCCATGTGTTCAGCGGCGGCGAAGCCCTTTCCGGCAAACTCGCACGGCAGTGCGCGGAAATCCTGCCGGACTGCGCCCTCGTCAATCTCTACGGGCCGACCGAGTGCACCATCAACGCCTCGGCGCTCACGGTCGGCCCGGCGGTGCTCGGCGACGGAGCACGGTCCCTCCCGATCGGCACCCCCGTGGACGGACTGCGCCACCACGTCCTCGACGCCCACCGCCGGCCACTGGGCCCCGGTGAGACGGGCGAGCTGTACATCAGCGGGGTCCAGCTGGCCCGCGGCTACCTGCACCGCCCGGACCTCACAGCGGAACGTTTCGTCACAAGTCCCGTCGCGGACCCCGCCCCCCACGACCGGCTCTACCGCACGGGCGACCTGGCGCACTGGAACCCGGACGGCACCCTCCAGTTCGCGGGACGGGCGGACAACCAGGTCAAGCTGCGCGGCCACCGCGTCGAACTCGACGAGATACGCCTCGCCATCGAGGCCCACGACTGGGTGCGGAACGCGGCGGTACTCGTCCGCGACGACCCGCGCACCGGCTTCCAGAACCTGATCGCGTGCATCGAACTCAGCCGCCGCGAAGCCGCGTTGATGGACCAGGGAAACCACGGGGGCCACCACCTGTCGAAGTCGTCCCGGCTCCAGGTGAAGGCCCAGCTGGCCGGCGGAGGCGTCCGCGACTCCGACGACCTGGCGGGCCGCACGGCCGTCGCCCTGCCGGGCGCCACACCCACCCCGCAGCAGCGCCGCCGCGCGTTCGCCCGCAAGACGTACCGCTTCTACGACGGCGGCCCCGTCAGCGCCCAGGACGTGACGGCGGCACTGGAGCGACGGGTGACGGGGGCCGCGCCACGCTCCCCCGAGGACATCACCCTCGCCGAACTCGGCGCACTGCTCAGGAACTTCGGCCGGTTCACCAGCCAGGACCGGCTGCTGCCGAAGTACGCGTACGCCTCACCCGGATCGCTGTACGCCGCACAGCTCTATCTGGAGCTCGCCGGGATCGGGGGCCTGAGGCCGGGGTGCTACTACTACCACCCGCTGCGCCACGAGCTGTACCTGATCCGTGCCGCCTCCGAACCCCGCCCCGCACCCGGCGTCCGGCTGCACTTCATGGGCCGCAGAGGCGCGATCGAGCCGGTGTACCGGAACAACATCCGGGAGGTGCTGGAGATCGAGGCGGGCCACATGGTCGGCCTGTTCGACGAACTCCTCCCGGCCCACGGCCTCGCCGTCGTCGAGGCGCCCCACGACCCCGGCGCCCCCGCACGGCTGGAGTGCCCACCGGAGGACTTCCACCTGGGCAGCTTCGACCTGACCGGCTCGGACCCGGAGCACCGGCCGCACGGCGGGAGGGACGCGGCCGACATCCACGTCCAGTTCCATCCGGGCGGCGGACACGGCATGCGCAGCGGACAGTACGAGTACCGCGACGGCCGACTGGAGTGGTACTGCGACGAGTTGGTCCTCAAGCGCCATGTCATCGCCATCAACCAGGCGGCGTACGAGCGGTCCGGCTTCGGCATCACCGTCGTCAGCCGGGCGGACCAGGACCGGGGCGGCTACCTCGACCTGGGGCGAAGGCTCCAGCACCTGATGCTGAACACGTCCGGCCTCGGCTTCATGTCGGCCGGTTACAGCTCCCGCACCGGCCAAGACCTGCCCGCCGCCCGGCGGATGGAGGGCATCCTCCGGGAGAACGGGCGGGCGACCGGCCCCTCGTACTTCTTCGTCGGCGGCCGGGTGAGCGACGAACAGCTCGCCCACGAGGGGATGAACGAGGACGCCGTCCACATGAAGGGCCCGGCGGAGCTGATCAAGGAGGACCTGGTCGCCTCGCTGCCCGAGTTCATGCTCCCCAACCGGTTCCTGGTCATGGACAACCTGCCGCACACGCCCAACGGGAAGATCGACACCAAGGCCCTCGAAGCACACGCGGACCGGACCGCGGCCCTCGACGACCGTCCGGTCGTCGCCCCGCGCAACAGGACCGAGTCGAGGCTCCGCGACCTGTGGAGAGCGGCCATGAAGCGCGATGTCGTCTCCGTCCGGGACGACTTCTTCGAGTGCGGAGGCAACTCCCTCATCGCGGTCTCCCTGGTGAACCGCATCAACCGCGAGTTCTCCCGGACGCTCCCGTTCCAGGTGATCTTCGAGGCCCCGACCGTGGAGCAGTTGGCGGTACGCGTCGACGCCCCGGACGCCGCGCCCTCGTCCCGGCTGATCCCGCTGGCGGCCGGGGGCACCGCCCGCCCGGTCTTCTGCTGGCCGGGCCTGGGCGGCTACCCCATGAACCTCCGTCCGCTGGCGGCCCGCACCGCCGCCGACCGGCCGTTCCACGGCGTCCAGGCCCACGGCCTCAACAGCGGGGAGACCCCGTACGCCGACATCGGGGAAATGGCCGCCGCCGACATCGAGGCGCTGCGCCGGGTCCAGCCGGACGGCCCGTACACCCTGTGGGGGTACTCCTTCGGCGCCCGGGTCGCCTTCGAGACGGCCCGGCAGCTGGAACGGTCCGGCGCCCGGGTGGACCAGCTGTTCCTGCTGGCCCCGGGCTCCCCCCGGATACCCGGCGACCGGGCACCGGGCCGGTCCGCGGCGGACTTCGCCGACCCGGCCTTCGTCACGCTCCTCTTCTCCGTCTTCGCCGGCACGATCAGCGGCCCGCTCCTGGACTCCTGTCTGCGGACCACCCGGGACGAGGAGAGCTTCACGGAGTTCGTGATCCGCCGCTTCCCGCAGCTCGGCGCGGGACTGATCCGCCGGGTCATCGCCGTGGTCCGCCTCACGCACCGCTTCACGTACGACGTCACCGACCCGGCCCACCGCCCGCTGCGGGCGCCCGTGACGGTCTTCAAGGCGCGCGGCGACACCCCTTCCTTCATCGAGGGCACCCCGGCCCACACCGCCGACGCGCCCGCCGTCGTCCACCTGGACGCGGACCACTACGGGGCGCTCCGGGACCCGGGCGTGGACGAACTCGCCAAGGCGATCCGCCGCGCACGTGCCACCGCGGCGCAATCACCCGGACACCGATGA
- a CDS encoding helix-turn-helix transcriptional regulator yields MEADLAELLDSIGPRLRALRRDRGLTLEDLAEDTEISVSTLSRLESGRRRPTLDLLIPLARAHRVALDQLVAAPATGDPRVHLKPRSRGRGSVLVPLTQYPGRVQVFKQVLAHREPRLVTHSGYEWLYVLAGELRLVIGEQEVTLRPGEVAEFDTTEPHWFGPADTEVVEILHLFGPHGDQAVVRTHPKAKG; encoded by the coding sequence ATGGAAGCCGACCTCGCCGAACTGCTCGACAGCATCGGACCACGGCTGCGCGCACTGCGGCGCGACCGCGGTCTCACCCTCGAAGACCTCGCGGAGGACACCGAGATCTCCGTGAGCACGCTGTCACGCCTGGAGTCGGGCCGGCGGCGTCCGACACTCGACCTCCTCATCCCGCTCGCCCGTGCCCACCGCGTCGCGCTGGACCAACTGGTGGCGGCTCCGGCCACCGGTGATCCGCGGGTCCACCTGAAACCGCGAAGCCGTGGCCGGGGAAGCGTCCTCGTCCCGCTGACGCAGTACCCGGGCCGGGTCCAGGTCTTCAAACAGGTCCTCGCGCACCGCGAACCGAGACTGGTGACCCACTCCGGCTACGAATGGCTCTACGTCCTCGCAGGCGAGCTGCGCCTCGTCATCGGGGAGCAGGAGGTCACTCTGCGACCGGGCGAGGTGGCCGAGTTCGACACCACCGAACCGCACTGGTTCGGCCCGGCCGATACCGAAGTGGTGGAAATCCTGCACCTGTTCGGCCCCCACGGCGACCAGGCCGTCGTCCGCACCCACCCGAAGGCGAAGGGCTGA
- a CDS encoding MFS transporter, whose protein sequence is MLTSSLSAPPSPPSARRRWTVLAVCALSMFLVGVDTTIVNVGLPEIGRGLDVGIHGLEWVVDAYTVVLAGLLVVSGALADRFGRRRIFRCGLLVFGLASLVCALAPSLGVLVAARAVQGAGASMLSPVALAIVVNAMPDPRERARAIGVWASVFGLSMAVGPVTGGALIAAFGWRSVFWINAPVVVTALVLVAVFVPESRAERARRPDLPGQALLTAVLCLFVGILIEGPRIGWASPAALTGYALLTAATAGFVLVELRRDEPLMDLRLFRRPPFATAVLGATAVFVALNVSLLLNTLYLQHARGWTPLASGAATLPMALGAVLCAPWSGALVGRLGPRRPLLLAGGFTTVGGLCLMNLGQDTSVPLILFSYLLIGVGFGFANAPLTNTAVSGLPRSRAGVAGAITSTARQVGAAIGIAVAGGLVAGTDPAGLAAASHPGWLLVAACGLFLFVVARASRPTAVGTPAGRPGEPGTTG, encoded by the coding sequence GTGCTCACGTCATCCTTGTCCGCCCCGCCCTCACCACCGAGCGCGCGTCGGCGCTGGACGGTATTGGCGGTCTGCGCGCTCAGCATGTTCCTGGTGGGTGTGGACACCACCATCGTCAATGTGGGTCTGCCCGAGATCGGGCGGGGCCTCGACGTGGGCATCCATGGTCTTGAGTGGGTCGTCGATGCCTACACCGTGGTCCTGGCCGGCCTCCTCGTCGTCTCCGGCGCGCTCGCGGACCGCTTCGGACGCCGCCGGATCTTCCGGTGCGGACTGCTCGTCTTCGGTCTGGCCTCCCTCGTGTGCGCCCTCGCCCCCTCGCTCGGCGTGCTCGTCGCGGCTCGGGCCGTCCAGGGGGCCGGGGCCTCGATGCTGAGCCCCGTGGCCCTGGCGATCGTGGTGAACGCGATGCCCGACCCGAGGGAACGGGCTCGGGCGATCGGCGTGTGGGCGTCGGTCTTCGGCCTCAGCATGGCGGTGGGGCCGGTCACCGGCGGGGCGCTCATCGCCGCGTTCGGCTGGCGTTCGGTGTTCTGGATCAACGCACCGGTCGTCGTCACGGCCCTCGTCCTGGTCGCCGTGTTCGTACCGGAGTCCCGCGCGGAGCGTGCCCGGCGCCCCGACCTGCCCGGCCAGGCGCTCCTCACTGCCGTCCTCTGCCTCTTCGTCGGCATCCTCATCGAAGGGCCCCGCATCGGCTGGGCCTCGCCCGCTGCCCTCACCGGCTACGCCCTGCTCACGGCGGCGACGGCCGGGTTCGTCCTGGTCGAGCTACGCCGCGACGAACCCCTCATGGACCTCCGCCTCTTCCGTCGACCGCCGTTCGCGACCGCGGTGCTCGGCGCGACGGCGGTCTTCGTCGCGCTGAACGTGAGCCTGCTGCTCAACACCCTCTACCTCCAGCACGCCCGCGGCTGGACACCGCTCGCGTCCGGGGCCGCGACCCTGCCCATGGCGCTCGGGGCCGTCCTGTGCGCCCCCTGGTCCGGGGCGCTGGTCGGCCGTCTCGGACCACGGCGTCCGCTGCTCCTCGCGGGCGGGTTCACCACGGTCGGCGGTCTGTGCCTGATGAACCTGGGCCAGGACACGAGCGTGCCGCTGATCCTCTTCTCCTACCTGCTGATCGGTGTCGGGTTCGGCTTCGCCAACGCCCCCCTCACCAACACCGCGGTCAGCGGCCTGCCGCGTTCCCGGGCGGGCGTGGCAGGGGCGATCACGTCCACCGCACGCCAGGTCGGTGCGGCGATCGGCATCGCTGTCGCCGGTGGCCTCGTCGCGGGCACCGACCCCGCCGGTCTCGCCGCCGCGTCGCATCCGGGATGGCTGCTCGTGGCGGCCTGCGGACTGTTCCTCTTCGTCGTGGCGCGGGCCTCACGGCCGACGGCCGTCGGCACTCCCGCCGGAAGACCTGGAGAGCCGGGCACCACCGGCTGA
- a CDS encoding MerR family transcriptional regulator, which produces MGYSVGQVAGFAGITVRTLHHYDETGLLVPGGRSHAGHRRYDDADLDRLQQILFYRELGFPLDDIAALLDDPDADPQEHLRRQHDLLTTRIARFQEMAAAVGNAMEAKKTGVDLSPEEKFEVFGDFDPDDHAEEVEQRWGDTEAYRESQRKAASYGKDDWRRITEEFDAVHRRMGELLVRGVPADSGEAMDGAEEHRETIARNHYACSYEIHTCLGEMYVADERFTATYEAIRPGLAVYMRDAMLANAARNG; this is translated from the coding sequence ATGGGTTACTCGGTGGGACAGGTCGCCGGCTTCGCCGGGATCACTGTGCGCACCCTGCACCACTACGACGAGACCGGACTGCTCGTGCCGGGGGGCCGCAGCCATGCGGGACACCGGCGTTACGACGACGCCGACCTCGACCGGTTGCAGCAGATCCTGTTCTACCGGGAACTCGGCTTTCCGCTCGACGACATCGCGGCCCTCCTGGACGACCCGGACGCCGATCCGCAGGAACACCTGCGGCGTCAGCACGACCTGCTGACCACCCGGATCGCCAGGTTCCAGGAGATGGCCGCGGCCGTTGGCAACGCTATGGAGGCGAAGAAGACGGGCGTCGATCTCAGCCCGGAGGAGAAGTTCGAGGTCTTCGGTGACTTCGACCCGGACGACCACGCGGAGGAGGTCGAACAGCGCTGGGGTGACACCGAGGCGTACCGGGAATCGCAGCGCAAGGCCGCGTCGTACGGCAAGGACGACTGGAGACGCATCACCGAGGAGTTCGACGCCGTCCACCGGCGCATGGGCGAGCTACTGGTGCGCGGCGTCCCGGCGGATTCCGGTGAGGCCATGGACGGCGCCGAGGAACACCGCGAGACCATCGCCCGGAACCACTACGCGTGCTCGTACGAGATCCACACCTGCCTCGGCGAGATGTACGTGGCGGACGAGCGTTTCACCGCCACCTACGAGGCGATCCGGCCCGGCCTGGCGGTGTACATGCGCGACGCGATGCTCGCGAACGCCGCCCGCAACGGCTGA